In Dehalococcoidia bacterium, a genomic segment contains:
- a CDS encoding ABC transporter ATP-binding protein, producing the protein MVALHEVTKTYAVNGTLVPVLDKVSFSVAPGEFVAILGPSGCGKSTLLNIIAGLEEPTAGTIALYGCRPRSRLGLSAYMHQKDLLLPWRTVVDNAILPLEVQGVPRAEARRRALALLETFGLKGFEKAYPFALSGGMRYRVAFLRTVLAGRSLVLLDEPFGALDALTRASLQEWLADLWETLRLTVLLVTHDVEEALFLADRVLVLTPRPARVQNVVAVDLARPRRRDVVVSPPFIRLKEQVLALIAQTASGQRGKG; encoded by the coding sequence GTGGTGGCCCTTCACGAGGTCACCAAAACCTACGCCGTCAACGGCACACTGGTGCCCGTTCTGGACAAGGTCTCCTTCTCCGTCGCCCCGGGCGAGTTCGTGGCCATTTTGGGCCCCAGCGGATGCGGCAAGAGCACCCTCCTCAACATCATCGCCGGCCTGGAGGAGCCCACCGCGGGCACCATTGCCCTTTATGGTTGCCGGCCGCGCTCACGCCTGGGGCTGTCGGCCTATATGCACCAAAAAGACCTCCTTCTTCCCTGGCGCACCGTGGTGGACAACGCCATTTTGCCCCTAGAGGTGCAGGGGGTGCCCCGTGCCGAAGCCCGCCGCCGCGCCCTGGCGCTTCTGGAGACCTTCGGGCTGAAAGGGTTTGAGAAAGCGTATCCCTTCGCCCTATCGGGGGGGATGCGCTATCGGGTGGCATTTCTGCGCACAGTGTTGGCGGGGCGCTCCCTGGTGCTGCTCGATGAGCCGTTTGGCGCCTTGGATGCCCTCACCCGCGCCAGTTTGCAGGAATGGCTGGCGGATCTGTGGGAGACCTTACGCTTGACGGTGCTCCTCGTAACTCACGATGTGGAGGAGGCTCTTTTCCTTGCAGACCGCGTGCTGGTGCTCACCCCCCGTCCCGCCCGCGTGCAGAATGTGGTAGCGGTGGACCTCGCCCGCCCGCGCCGACGGGATGTGGTGGTCAGCCCTCCGTTCATCCGCCTCAAGGAGCAGGTTCTCGCTTTGATCGCCCAGACAGCATCGGGCCAGAGGGGGAAAGGATGA
- a CDS encoding ABC transporter permease — MIGWWREWLTAWGPPLLLVGASLAVWEGLTQGLGVPRWLLPPPTAIAQELVRRADLLARHAWITIQEVIFGFGVALCTGIASAVAIAHWRVAERALYPLVVVSQTIPIIAIAPLLLIWVGYDLPMKVIVVAIISFFPITVNTVDGLRSVDPDLVNLLRTMGARRWQVFSKVSLPWALPYLFSGAKVAATVSVIGAVIGEWVGASAGLGWLMTQAVPRFQTPLVFAILVVLGGMGIALFQAVVWAERLCLPWHYSMKREEALKWQSL; from the coding sequence ATGATAGGGTGGTGGCGGGAATGGCTGACCGCCTGGGGCCCCCCCTTGCTATTGGTGGGGGCGTCCCTGGCTGTGTGGGAAGGTCTAACACAGGGGCTGGGGGTTCCCCGATGGCTTTTGCCACCCCCCACGGCCATCGCTCAAGAGTTGGTCAGGCGAGCAGACCTTTTGGCCCGGCACGCGTGGATAACCATCCAGGAGGTGATATTCGGCTTCGGGGTGGCGTTGTGCACAGGGATAGCGTCGGCCGTGGCCATTGCTCACTGGCGGGTTGCGGAGCGGGCGCTGTACCCTTTGGTGGTCGTTTCCCAGACCATCCCTATCATCGCCATCGCCCCCCTTTTGCTCATCTGGGTGGGGTACGACCTGCCCATGAAAGTCATCGTGGTGGCTATCATCTCCTTTTTCCCTATCACCGTGAACACCGTGGATGGCCTGCGCAGTGTGGACCCCGACCTGGTGAACTTGTTACGGACGATGGGGGCCCGGCGCTGGCAGGTGTTCAGCAAGGTGAGCCTTCCCTGGGCGCTCCCCTATCTGTTTTCGGGAGCGAAGGTGGCCGCCACTGTGAGTGTGATTGGGGCTGTCATTGGGGAATGGGTGGGAGCCAGCGCCGGCCTGGGGTGGCTGATGACCCAGGCTGTCCCCCGCTTCCAAACACCTTTGGTGTTCGCCATTTTGGTGGTCTTGGGGGGTATGGGTATCGCCCTTTTCCAAGCCGTGGTGTGGGCCGAACGCTTATGCCTTCCATGGCATTACAGCATGAAGCGTGAGGAGGCGTTGAAATGGCAGTCACTGTGA
- a CDS encoding ABC transporter substrate-binding protein, with protein sequence MAVTVRKVFSGHRWGVMCLIVVLGIALATGCQRAPSLTKVRVALDWYPWANHAGLFLAQEKGYFREEGLEVEIYTPADPSTVLQTVGAGKDDFGISYQPDVLLARAQGVPVVSVAALVQHPLNSVMALRDSGIQRPRHLEGKKVGYPGIPLNVPLLKSMVEKDGGDFSKVELVNIGFDLVPALAGRRVDAIIGAYWVHESIVLEQQGFPVNILRVEQWGVPDFYELVLVTNEKTLAERPDLVKRFLRAVVKGYRDASQDLAGAVDTLAKASPQVDTKVEREGIRLLAPLWQDAPAFGWQTAERWTTFATWMQTTGLLERPVDASKAFTNRFIQELTRER encoded by the coding sequence ATGGCAGTCACTGTGAGGAAAGTTTTTTCTGGGCACAGATGGGGAGTGATGTGCCTTATTGTGGTGCTGGGGATAGCCCTCGCCACAGGATGTCAACGCGCCCCCTCTCTGACCAAGGTGCGTGTCGCTTTGGATTGGTATCCCTGGGCCAACCATGCCGGCCTGTTCCTGGCCCAAGAGAAGGGCTATTTCCGTGAGGAGGGTCTTGAGGTGGAGATATACACCCCCGCCGACCCCTCCACTGTGTTGCAGACCGTCGGGGCCGGGAAAGACGACTTTGGGATCAGTTACCAGCCCGATGTGCTTCTGGCCCGTGCGCAGGGGGTGCCAGTAGTGTCGGTGGCGGCATTGGTTCAACATCCCCTGAACTCGGTGATGGCCCTGCGGGATTCGGGTATTCAACGCCCCCGCCACCTAGAGGGGAAAAAGGTGGGCTATCCGGGCATCCCGCTGAATGTGCCTCTGCTCAAAAGCATGGTGGAGAAGGACGGCGGAGATTTCAGCAAGGTGGAACTGGTGAACATCGGCTTTGACTTGGTGCCCGCCTTGGCAGGGCGTCGGGTGGACGCTATTATCGGGGCCTATTGGGTGCACGAGTCCATCGTGTTGGAACAGCAGGGCTTTCCGGTGAACATTCTGCGGGTGGAGCAGTGGGGTGTGCCCGATTTTTATGAACTGGTGTTGGTTACCAACGAGAAGACCTTGGCAGAACGCCCCGACCTGGTGAAGCGCTTTCTGCGTGCCGTGGTCAAGGGATACCGGGACGCTTCCCAAGACCTCGCGGGGGCTGTCGACACCCTCGCTAAGGCCAGCCCGCAGGTGGATACCAAGGTGGAGCGGGAGGGCATCCGCCTTCTCGCCCCTTTGTGGCAGGATGCCCCCGCCTTCGGCTGGCAGACGGCTGAGCGGTGGACCACTTTCGCCACGTGGATGCAGACAACGGGGCTATTGGAGCGCCCAGTGGACGCCAGCAAGGCCTTTACCAACCGCTTCATCCAAGAGTTAACACGGGAACGCTAG
- a CDS encoding TenA family protein, which yields MGLSDTLRQNYHALWERMVEHPFVQELGRDTLPMLKFQRYFLQDYLFLKSFVTLLSLTVAKAPDFPTKRRLAGFLAQVTDGEEGLFRRAFRQWGISEAQVEATRPHPKVAPYLAFMERIAYNSPFHYQMTLLAVSEWTYLDWAQRVVHRYGLPKTPIYREWVDLHSNPAFTEFVGWLRQRLDALEPSLAPNARQGVAGVFAATLLHEIHFWDAAYEDERA from the coding sequence ATGGGCCTCTCCGACACCCTGCGCCAGAACTACCACGCCCTATGGGAGCGCATGGTGGAGCACCCGTTTGTGCAGGAACTGGGGCGGGACACTTTGCCCATGCTCAAGTTCCAACGCTACTTTCTGCAGGATTACCTGTTTCTTAAGTCCTTCGTAACCTTGCTGTCTCTGACGGTTGCCAAAGCCCCCGATTTTCCCACGAAGCGCCGTCTGGCGGGCTTCTTAGCCCAGGTTACCGACGGCGAGGAGGGCCTCTTTCGGCGTGCTTTCCGCCAGTGGGGTATCAGCGAGGCCCAGGTGGAGGCCACCCGTCCTCATCCGAAAGTCGCACCATACTTGGCATTTATGGAGCGCATCGCCTACAATAGCCCCTTTCACTATCAGATGACCCTATTGGCGGTGTCCGAGTGGACGTATTTGGACTGGGCACAACGGGTGGTGCATAGATATGGTTTGCCCAAGACCCCCATATATAGAGAATGGGTGGACTTGCATAGCAATCCCGCATTCACCGAGTTTGTGGGATGGCTCCGCCAGCGCCTGGATGCTTTAGAACCGAGCCTGGCTCCTAATGCGCGTCAGGGTGTGGCGGGCGTCTTCGCGGCGACCTTGCTGCACGAAATTCACTTCTGGGATGCCGCCTATGAGGACGAAAGGGCGTGA
- the thiD gene encoding bifunctional hydroxymethylpyrimidine kinase/phosphomethylpyrimidine kinase, with product MTQRVPVAMTIAGSDSGGGAGIQADLKTFAALGVYGTCVITALTAQNTLRVTAVHEVPPDFVAAQIDTVVSDIPPNAVKTGMLANAAIIGVVAQKVREWRLPNLVVDPVMVAKSGDRLLREDAISALQTVLLPLATVVTPNIPEAEALTGMPIATLSEARQAAQALVQMGAKVAVVKGGHRRGPAIDVVYDGREFHLLRAPRVETTSTHGTGCTFASAIAAGLAQGMPPLEAIRRAKRYVTTAMRRAFPLGRGHGPLHHFYRLWPLLER from the coding sequence ATGACGCAGCGTGTCCCCGTTGCCATGACTATCGCTGGCTCCGACTCCGGAGGTGGGGCAGGCATTCAGGCCGACCTCAAGACCTTCGCCGCTTTGGGGGTCTACGGCACGTGCGTGATCACTGCCCTGACCGCCCAGAACACCCTACGGGTAACGGCCGTGCACGAGGTGCCCCCCGATTTCGTCGCTGCCCAAATAGATACCGTTGTCTCCGACATCCCTCCGAATGCCGTTAAAACGGGTATGTTAGCCAACGCCGCCATTATCGGCGTGGTGGCGCAGAAGGTGCGCGAATGGCGTCTACCAAACCTGGTAGTGGACCCGGTGATGGTGGCCAAAAGCGGGGACCGCCTTCTGCGCGAGGATGCTATCTCTGCTTTGCAAACGGTTCTGCTTCCCCTGGCGACGGTGGTTACTCCCAATATCCCTGAAGCCGAGGCCCTCACGGGAATGCCCATTGCCACCCTTTCAGAGGCGCGCCAGGCGGCGCAGGCCCTGGTGCAGATGGGGGCAAAAGTGGCCGTGGTGAAGGGCGGGCATCGGCGGGGGCCGGCCATTGATGTGGTCTACGACGGCCGGGAGTTCCATCTCCTACGCGCCCCCCGTGTAGAGACCACGAGCACGCATGGGACGGGATGCACCTTCGCCTCCGCTATCGCGGCGGGGCTGGCTCAGGGGATGCCACCCTTGGAGGCCATCCGCCGGGCAAAACGCTATGTAACCACTGCCATGCGGCGCGCCTTTCCCCTGGGGCGGGGGCACGGCCCCTTGCACCACTTCTATCGCTTGTGGCCCCTGCTCGAGAGGTGA
- a CDS encoding D-glycerate dehydrogenase: MQRPKVYVTRRLFPEVVQRLAQECQVSVWDSDTPVPRPVLLREARDCDGLLTLLTERIDKELMDGAPRLRVVSNMAVGYDNIDIPEATRRGILVGHTPRVLTKTTADFAWALLMAAARLVVQGDRDVRQGKWRTWEPLGWLGQDVHGATLGIVGLGQIGLEVAKRAQGFEMRILYYDSVRRSPEEEARYRLEYVPTLEALLPQCDFVTLHTPLTPQTYHLIGAPQLRLMKPTAVLVNTSRGKVVDQKALYEALRDGIIWAAALDVTEEEPIPPNDPLLTLPNCIITPHIASASFATRKAMANLAVANLLAGLKGQPMPACVNPEAGQRQPG; this comes from the coding sequence ATGCAGCGTCCAAAGGTCTATGTTACCCGCCGCCTTTTTCCTGAAGTCGTGCAACGCCTAGCCCAGGAGTGCCAGGTGAGTGTATGGGACAGCGACACCCCTGTCCCCCGTCCCGTCCTTCTTCGGGAGGCGCGGGACTGTGATGGCCTCCTGACCCTCCTCACTGAGCGCATCGACAAGGAACTGATGGATGGTGCGCCCCGCCTGCGGGTAGTGAGCAATATGGCCGTCGGCTATGACAACATTGACATCCCAGAGGCTACACGGCGGGGCATTCTGGTGGGCCATACCCCCCGTGTGCTCACCAAAACCACCGCAGACTTCGCCTGGGCGCTTCTAATGGCCGCCGCCCGCCTGGTGGTGCAGGGGGACAGGGATGTGCGTCAGGGGAAGTGGCGCACCTGGGAACCGTTGGGGTGGCTGGGGCAAGATGTGCACGGGGCTACTTTGGGCATCGTGGGTTTGGGGCAGATCGGCCTGGAAGTGGCCAAACGCGCCCAGGGGTTTGAGATGCGCATCTTATACTACGACTCTGTTCGGCGTTCCCCGGAAGAGGAGGCCCGCTACCGTCTGGAGTATGTGCCCACCCTAGAAGCGCTCCTGCCACAATGTGACTTTGTAACCCTGCATACCCCTCTGACCCCCCAAACCTACCACCTCATCGGTGCTCCCCAACTGCGCCTTATGAAGCCTACCGCCGTGCTCGTGAACACTTCACGGGGCAAGGTAGTGGATCAGAAAGCGCTGTATGAGGCCCTACGGGACGGCATCATTTGGGCGGCGGCCTTGGATGTAACGGAGGAGGAACCTATCCCCCCCAACGACCCCCTCCTCACCCTGCCCAACTGTATCATCACCCCCCACATCGCCAGTGCCAGCTTCGCCACCCGCAAGGCTATGGCCAACCTGGCCGTGGCCAACCTGCTGGCGGGCCTGAAAGGCCAACCCATGCCGGCGTGTGTCAACCCGGAGGCTGGTCAAAGGCAACCTGGCTAA
- a CDS encoding iron ABC transporter permease: MAQASVARTADGAPLGLAVRLGVGGGALGLILVGVGLASLAVGPVAIPLASIGAIALSPLGISLEAPDPTHEAVLLHLRLPRIVVGALVGMALAVSGATMQGVFRNPLADPGVLGVSAGAALGAVVAIATGLGQRFTLGLPLCAFTGAMGAMLAVYALAWLGGRPSPTTLLLAGVAISAFLGALLSFVLMALSPYSDALRGALYWLLGGLEGRGWHHVRLAFPFILGGTGVIVGLARELNLLLLGDDQARALGVRVGVVRMLLLTLASLVTGVAVAVSGSIAFVGLVVPHALRLVFGPDNRIILPLSGLAGAAFLVLADTIARTAVAPAEVRVGVITSLVGAPFFLFLLLRMKHKGHIG; the protein is encoded by the coding sequence ATGGCCCAGGCCTCTGTAGCCCGGACGGCTGACGGGGCGCCACTGGGTTTGGCGGTGCGGTTGGGGGTGGGTGGAGGGGCACTAGGCCTTATTCTGGTGGGTGTGGGCCTGGCGTCGCTGGCCGTCGGGCCAGTGGCTATTCCCCTCGCCTCTATAGGCGCCATCGCTCTTTCGCCTTTAGGCATAAGCCTGGAGGCCCCCGACCCGACCCACGAAGCCGTCCTGCTGCACCTGCGCCTGCCCCGCATCGTGGTCGGGGCATTGGTAGGGATGGCTTTGGCCGTCTCCGGGGCCACGATGCAAGGGGTTTTCCGCAACCCTTTGGCGGATCCCGGGGTGTTGGGCGTTTCGGCTGGGGCGGCGCTGGGGGCGGTGGTTGCTATCGCCACGGGGCTTGGACAACGGTTCACTTTGGGCTTGCCGTTGTGTGCCTTCACGGGGGCGATGGGGGCTATGCTGGCGGTATATGCCCTCGCTTGGCTGGGGGGCCGCCCATCCCCCACAACCCTTTTGCTGGCGGGGGTGGCCATCAGCGCCTTCCTGGGTGCGCTCCTCTCCTTTGTGCTCATGGCCCTGTCGCCGTATAGCGACGCCTTGCGGGGGGCGCTTTATTGGCTTCTGGGCGGGCTGGAAGGACGGGGCTGGCACCACGTCCGTTTGGCGTTCCCCTTTATCCTCGGGGGCACCGGCGTGATAGTGGGCTTGGCCCGGGAGCTGAACCTGCTCCTGCTGGGCGATGATCAGGCGCGCGCCTTAGGGGTGCGCGTGGGCGTGGTGCGGATGCTCCTTTTGACCCTCGCCTCGCTGGTAACGGGTGTGGCGGTGGCGGTGAGTGGGAGCATAGCCTTTGTGGGACTGGTGGTGCCCCATGCTCTGCGCCTGGTGTTCGGACCCGACAACCGCATCATTTTGCCCCTCAGTGGTTTAGCGGGTGCAGCGTTCCTCGTATTAGCCGATACTATCGCGCGGACGGCGGTTGCTCCCGCCGAGGTGCGGGTAGGGGTTATTACCTCCCTGGTGGGGGCACCCTTTTTCCTGTTCCTTCTGCTTCGGATGAAACACAAAGGCCACATAGGCTAG
- a CDS encoding ABC transporter substrate-binding protein, whose protein sequence is MRIGTVLGMMILLAVWIGACARPAAPPTPTPSPPPRLTPTPIPTPTPTPIPTPTPNAWVGVRGIVDPTNFGWPREVEGLNGRVRIPSKPQNIHPLSGGLAEVVYLLVPPERVPSINQAAQDATYSNVAHLAQRARGVGWEPEAIIAQRPELVLAARFDPANLVQAIQRAGVPIVQVPQRYEVEGIFEDILFVGYVLGEEERARQVERLLRARLKALEDAIPAGAPRPRVLSVFSFGGQIYAAARGSIAGMIIGMAGGINAAAEAGITPPGIISVESIVSMNPDVIIIPQKAEDAEAFRQRLLTDAALANVSAIRHKRVYPVPPKYFGTLSPFNIRGAEEVAKLLWPDALGGREFPPLPLMEPRTALLVPSGR, encoded by the coding sequence ATGCGCATCGGCACTGTGCTCGGGATGATGATCCTTCTGGCGGTGTGGATAGGGGCGTGTGCCCGTCCCGCAGCTCCTCCTACACCGACGCCGTCTCCTCCACCACGCCTTACACCGACCCCAATACCGACCCCGACACCGACCCCTATCCCAACTCCAACGCCCAATGCTTGGGTGGGTGTGCGGGGGATTGTGGATCCCACCAACTTCGGCTGGCCGCGGGAGGTAGAGGGCCTGAACGGACGGGTCCGCATCCCCTCCAAGCCCCAAAACATTCATCCCCTTTCGGGTGGTCTAGCGGAAGTCGTGTATTTGCTGGTGCCCCCGGAGAGGGTGCCATCCATTAACCAGGCGGCTCAAGACGCAACCTACTCTAATGTGGCCCACCTTGCCCAAAGAGCGCGAGGGGTCGGGTGGGAGCCGGAGGCTATCATCGCCCAGCGCCCTGAACTGGTGCTGGCCGCCCGCTTTGACCCGGCCAATCTGGTGCAAGCCATTCAGCGGGCGGGGGTGCCCATTGTGCAGGTGCCTCAACGCTATGAAGTGGAGGGTATCTTTGAGGATATCCTTTTCGTGGGGTACGTTCTGGGCGAGGAGGAGCGCGCCCGTCAGGTGGAGCGCCTTCTGCGGGCACGCCTGAAGGCGCTGGAAGACGCCATTCCCGCCGGGGCGCCGCGCCCCCGTGTGTTATCGGTATTCTCTTTCGGAGGTCAGATCTACGCTGCCGCCCGCGGCTCCATCGCCGGAATGATCATCGGTATGGCAGGGGGCATCAATGCCGCTGCCGAAGCGGGCATCACGCCGCCTGGCATCATTAGTGTGGAGAGCATCGTGTCGATGAACCCCGATGTCATCATCATTCCCCAGAAGGCAGAGGATGCGGAAGCCTTCCGTCAGCGCCTTTTGACGGATGCGGCTTTGGCCAATGTGTCCGCTATTCGCCATAAGCGCGTTTATCCCGTGCCGCCCAAGTACTTTGGGACCCTGAGCCCCTTCAACATTCGGGGGGCCGAAGAGGTGGCTAAACTGCTCTGGCCCGATGCGCTAGGCGGACGGGAGTTTCCTCCCCTACCGTTGATGGAGCCCCGCACTGCCCTGCTGGTGCCTTCAGGGAGGTAG
- a CDS encoding ABC transporter ATP-binding protein, with translation MAINAPALEVQGVSVQVQARLLLEEVSLRAGRGEFIGLVGPNGAGKTTLLRTILGILRAQKGAIVLDGQALSSLSPREVARRVGYLPQGIPDTFSFTALEVVLMGRYPHLGPFQVEGERDRQIALEAMRQTETEAFAQRAVTTLSGGERQRVFLARALAQQAPLLLLDEPIANLDIQHQVKVMGMVRAMAEHGLTAIAAVHNLELAAAYCHRLVVLQRGRVVADGCPQHILTPDLLQRVFGVTALIYQDPATQRLVVTPTDTMRPRAEKGLRVHVVCGGGSGAHLLYLLWREGYMVTVCPLGEGDTDRVVASALGIPFIPIPAFSPVDDQAHERHEELVAQADVAVLCSVPFGPNNLRNLQALGGARRFISIEDGLFATRDFTGGVAERVFQSLTPTARCRSPRDVLTFLQQWEGAPAPVGNAGGAC, from the coding sequence GTGGCGATAAACGCTCCTGCGTTGGAAGTGCAGGGGGTGAGCGTCCAAGTTCAGGCTCGCCTGCTCTTGGAGGAGGTGAGCCTGCGGGCGGGGCGCGGGGAGTTCATCGGCCTCGTGGGGCCGAACGGCGCAGGCAAGACGACCCTTCTGCGGACGATTCTGGGCATCTTGCGCGCCCAGAAGGGAGCCATTGTGCTGGACGGTCAGGCCTTGAGCAGTCTGTCCCCCCGTGAGGTGGCGCGCCGGGTGGGCTATCTGCCTCAAGGGATTCCCGACACTTTCTCTTTCACGGCTTTAGAAGTGGTGCTCATGGGGCGCTACCCCCATCTGGGGCCATTCCAGGTGGAAGGGGAACGGGATAGGCAAATAGCCCTGGAGGCTATGCGCCAAACGGAGACCGAGGCCTTTGCCCAGCGTGCTGTAACTACTCTATCGGGGGGGGAGCGCCAGCGGGTGTTCCTTGCACGGGCTTTGGCCCAGCAGGCCCCGCTGCTGTTGCTGGATGAACCTATCGCCAACTTGGACATCCAGCACCAGGTGAAGGTCATGGGGATGGTGCGGGCGATGGCGGAGCACGGGCTGACGGCTATTGCCGCAGTGCACAATCTCGAACTGGCGGCGGCCTATTGCCACCGCCTGGTGGTCCTGCAGCGGGGTCGGGTCGTTGCCGACGGTTGCCCCCAACATATTCTGACGCCAGACCTGCTCCAACGCGTTTTTGGAGTTACAGCCCTGATCTACCAGGACCCCGCAACCCAACGATTAGTGGTAACGCCTACTGACACGATGCGCCCACGGGCGGAAAAGGGCCTGCGGGTGCATGTGGTCTGTGGAGGGGGGAGCGGGGCCCACCTCCTCTACCTGCTATGGCGGGAGGGCTACATGGTAACCGTATGCCCTCTCGGGGAAGGCGATACGGATCGGGTGGTCGCCTCCGCGTTGGGTATCCCTTTTATCCCCATCCCCGCCTTCAGCCCAGTGGACGACCAGGCCCATGAAAGGCATGAGGAGCTTGTTGCCCAAGCGGATGTGGCTGTGCTGTGTAGCGTGCCCTTCGGCCCCAACAACCTCCGTAACTTACAGGCGCTGGGAGGGGCACGACGCTTCATCTCTATAGAGGACGGCCTGTTCGCCACCCGGGATTTTACTGGGGGTGTGGCGGAGCGGGTTTTCCAGAGCCTTACACCCACCGCACGATGTAGGTCCCCTCGGGATGTGCTGACTTTTTTGCAGCAGTGGGAGGGGGCGCCTGCACCCGTAGGGAACGCGGGGGGTGCGTGCTAA
- a CDS encoding aspartate aminotransferase family protein produces the protein MARRPTRRGPVAETATLPEYQMDAEHLRRTALEYLWIYLREPSEMAEKGEPRIFVEGHGVKVKDITGKEYIDGLAGLWLKNIGYGRKEVADAAYQQMLKLTYHPAGTTTVPTILLAERLAQITPNLTRCFFVSGGSEAVETALKLARAYHVRRGERGRYKIISRKHSYHGATGAAMWLGGGMGAAAGRSDYEPAYPGMLYAPQPLPYRCEFGAKSPSECAEKCAKAVEDLILFHGPETVAAFIGEPIAAPPGVAVPGDEYWPRIREICDKYGVVLIVDEVICGFGRTGKWFGIQHWGIQPDIMTVAKGITSGYIPMGAVIARKEIVEPFIGSEKTQFRHILTFGGHPVAAAAALKNLEILEKEKLVENAARMGRYLLEQLEDLKERHPIIGDVRGKGLLAGIELVRDRKSKERWPPEANLRDRFYSKFLREGLYLRPYTDVISLSPPLCITKSEVDAICHVLDVAIGEVEDELGVKR, from the coding sequence ATGGCACGCCGTCCCACGCGGAGGGGCCCCGTTGCAGAAACTGCAACCCTTCCCGAGTACCAGATGGACGCAGAACATCTGCGTCGCACCGCTTTGGAGTATTTGTGGATCTACTTAAGAGAGCCTTCGGAGATGGCCGAAAAGGGGGAACCACGCATTTTTGTCGAGGGGCACGGGGTTAAGGTCAAGGACATCACCGGGAAGGAGTATATCGACGGCCTCGCGGGGCTTTGGCTCAAGAACATCGGCTACGGGCGCAAAGAGGTGGCCGACGCCGCCTATCAGCAGATGCTCAAACTCACATACCATCCTGCCGGCACCACCACCGTGCCCACCATCTTGCTGGCGGAGAGACTCGCCCAAATCACCCCGAACCTCACCCGCTGCTTTTTTGTAAGCGGGGGAAGCGAAGCCGTGGAGACCGCTCTCAAACTGGCCCGCGCCTACCATGTGCGGCGGGGCGAACGGGGGCGCTACAAGATCATCTCCCGCAAGCACTCCTACCACGGGGCTACGGGTGCTGCCATGTGGTTGGGAGGCGGGATGGGGGCTGCTGCCGGCCGTTCCGATTATGAGCCCGCCTATCCGGGGATGCTGTATGCACCCCAACCCCTGCCCTATCGTTGCGAGTTCGGGGCCAAATCCCCCTCCGAATGCGCCGAGAAGTGCGCCAAGGCGGTGGAGGACCTCATCCTTTTTCACGGCCCCGAGACCGTTGCCGCCTTCATCGGGGAGCCTATCGCCGCACCCCCAGGTGTCGCCGTGCCGGGCGATGAATACTGGCCCCGCATCCGCGAGATCTGCGATAAGTACGGCGTCGTCCTCATCGTGGACGAGGTCATCTGTGGGTTCGGGCGCACGGGCAAATGGTTCGGCATCCAGCACTGGGGTATCCAGCCCGATATTATGACCGTGGCTAAGGGCATCACCTCGGGCTATATCCCGATGGGTGCGGTCATCGCCCGTAAGGAGATCGTGGAACCCTTCATCGGCTCCGAGAAAACCCAGTTCCGCCATATCCTCACCTTTGGCGGTCACCCTGTCGCGGCCGCAGCGGCCCTGAAGAACCTGGAGATCCTGGAGAAAGAGAAACTGGTGGAGAACGCGGCACGCATGGGGCGCTACCTGCTCGAGCAACTGGAGGACCTGAAGGAGCGCCACCCCATTATCGGCGATGTGCGGGGCAAAGGCCTTCTGGCAGGTATAGAACTGGTGCGCGACCGTAAGAGCAAAGAGCGCTGGCCCCCGGAGGCCAACCTGCGCGACCGCTTCTACAGCAAGTTCCTGCGGGAGGGCCTTTACCTGCGCCCCTACACCGATGTCATCTCCCTTTCGCCGCCTCTGTGCATCACCAAGTCCGAGGTGGATGCTATCTGCCACGTTTTGGATGTGGCCATCGGCGAGGTGGAGGACGAACTGGGGGTCAAGCGCTAG
- a CDS encoding NUDIX domain-containing protein: protein MDSPLKGIRGGGGIVPTVHEVKNGFQEGQGVWAGAGARKVGVVVFQRSVEGGLRYLLLQRPARKGGWWTLITGSVEAGETFAQAACRETREETGIETFLTMVDLGYTHTFHARGRTYIEPYFALEVPAQSTVRLSFEHVAYRWATLEEAVGLVHWPHWAEVLRLTAQRVASDS from the coding sequence ATGGACAGCCCCTTGAAGGGGATCAGAGGGGGCGGGGGGATTGTGCCCACCGTGCACGAGGTGAAAAACGGTTTTCAAGAAGGTCAAGGTGTGTGGGCAGGCGCGGGTGCTCGGAAGGTGGGGGTGGTGGTCTTCCAGCGAAGCGTGGAGGGAGGCCTGCGATATCTGCTTTTGCAACGCCCCGCCCGTAAGGGGGGATGGTGGACACTCATCACCGGCAGTGTGGAGGCGGGGGAGACCTTTGCCCAGGCCGCCTGTCGGGAGACACGGGAGGAGACAGGGATTGAAACCTTCCTTACGATGGTAGACCTTGGCTATACCCACACCTTTCATGCCAGAGGGCGCACATATATAGAGCCGTACTTCGCTCTGGAGGTGCCTGCCCAGAGCACCGTCCGTCTCAGTTTTGAGCATGTGGCGTATCGTTGGGCGACCCTGGAGGAGGCCGTCGGCCTGGTGCACTGGCCTCATTGGGCGGAGGTGCTGCGCCTCACGGCACAGAGAGTTGCGTCAGATTCCTGA